In Trichocoleus desertorum NBK24, the following are encoded in one genomic region:
- a CDS encoding serine/threonine-protein kinase, whose protein sequence is MPHSSPIHPDLILDKRYKVVRMLGQGGFGRVYLAENLNRFHEYCVLKEFAPQVKGTAVLQKAAELFQREAGVLYQLHHPQIPEFRELIQTHLNGEDYLFLVQQYIEGPTYWELLEQGQKFSETDALALLLDLLPVLEYIHAQGVIHRDISPDNLIQQRFTGQPVLIDFGGVKQVAATAVRQLTQQAVSTQLEKQGYTPLEQRYGKASPASDLYALAVTILVLLTGKHPTELYDSHQRTWCWQQTLRLNPQFAAVLEKMLAERESDRYASTQEVKQALKSLVQPQAQTSQVQTLAVARAAPPAQRVRPARAKAQGSSQGSSQGSSQASAQASAQRSAQSSEVKTWVVAPIARPPIAPPAHQSPPAHQSPPAPAVPAPAPPVPAVPPPSPAKPRGSSFFGFIGNLVSWLVIKPVYYLLLRPLWYIVKKLLILGITVSLIVGVSYWFGPALLAWLKGAVIPTPQTADSGCQEQVLKRYEALNFATGAFYPQVNEKFYAQHPELKGRTLTSKPEDAPLRQDWCRIADEVLDQAEQSQQKLN, encoded by the coding sequence ATGCCTCACTCCTCACCCATTCATCCGGATCTCATTTTAGACAAGCGGTACAAAGTTGTTCGCATGTTGGGCCAAGGAGGCTTCGGGCGGGTATATTTGGCCGAAAACCTCAACCGCTTTCATGAATATTGCGTGTTGAAGGAATTTGCCCCCCAAGTCAAAGGGACGGCAGTTTTGCAAAAGGCGGCTGAGCTATTTCAGCGAGAAGCTGGGGTGCTCTACCAACTCCATCATCCCCAGATCCCAGAATTTCGAGAACTCATTCAGACCCATTTAAATGGAGAAGATTATCTTTTCCTGGTTCAGCAATATATTGAAGGCCCGACATACTGGGAACTGCTAGAGCAAGGACAAAAATTTAGCGAAACGGATGCCCTCGCTCTCTTGCTCGATTTGTTGCCTGTGCTGGAGTACATTCACGCTCAAGGTGTGATTCATCGTGATATTTCCCCAGACAACTTAATTCAGCAACGGTTTACAGGTCAGCCTGTTCTAATTGATTTTGGGGGTGTGAAACAGGTGGCGGCAACCGCAGTGCGCCAGTTGACGCAACAAGCCGTCTCCACTCAATTAGAGAAACAAGGCTATACCCCATTGGAGCAGAGATACGGCAAAGCGTCCCCAGCCAGCGATTTATACGCTTTAGCCGTAACTATTTTGGTGTTGCTCACAGGCAAGCATCCCACTGAGTTATATGATTCTCACCAGCGGACTTGGTGCTGGCAGCAAACTCTAAGGCTGAATCCTCAATTTGCTGCTGTATTAGAAAAGATGTTGGCGGAGCGAGAGAGCGATCGCTATGCCTCTACCCAGGAAGTCAAACAAGCTTTAAAGTCTCTCGTTCAACCGCAAGCCCAGACTTCTCAAGTACAAACTTTGGCGGTGGCACGAGCGGCCCCCCCAGCCCAGCGGGTTAGACCAGCCAGGGCAAAGGCTCAGGGTTCTTCTCAGGGTTCTTCTCAGGGTTCTTCTCAGGCTTCTGCTCAAGCTTCTGCACAGAGATCTGCTCAGAGTTCTGAGGTGAAAACTTGGGTCGTAGCTCCGATCGCCCGTCCCCCGATCGCGCCGCCTGCCCACCAATCACCGCCTGCCCACCAATCACCACCTGCCCCTGCGGTCCCTGCCCCTGCGCCCCCTGTCCCTGCGGTTCCGCCACCGAGTCCAGCTAAGCCTCGCGGTTCGTCATTCTTCGGCTTTATCGGGAACCTGGTTTCCTGGCTGGTAATTAAGCCTGTCTATTATTTATTACTCAGACCCCTGTGGTACATCGTCAAAAAATTGCTGATATTAGGAATAACCGTTTCACTCATAGTGGGGGTGAGCTATTGGTTTGGCCCTGCTTTGCTAGCTTGGTTGAAAGGTGCTGTGATCCCTACGCCCCAAACCGCAGACTCCGGTTGCCAAGAACAAGTGCTGAAACGGTATGAAGCCCTTAACTTTGCGACGGGAGCTTTTTACCCGCAAGTCAATGAGAAATTTTATGCTCAGCATCCAGAACTCAAAGGACGCACCTTAACTAGCAAGCCAGAAGACGCGCCCTTACGACAGGATTGGTGCCGAATTGCTGATGAAGTTTTAGACCAAGCAGAACAATCTCAACAGAAGTTGAATTGA
- a CDS encoding pentapeptide repeat-containing protein yields MNTEELIQRYAAGERDFSIIDLRGAVLEAINLSGAILHGAMLDGANLRRANLSQATLSGAVLKGADLTQADLSGADLSDAVLDEAILEAAILDGAILDQADLKAANLARADLSQADLSEADLEAANLTEADLEVADLHAANLSHAELKQANLEGANLEDVNLAGAKLEDAKLEGTVLESGDSTLIS; encoded by the coding sequence ATGAATACGGAAGAATTGATCCAGCGATATGCCGCCGGAGAGCGAGACTTTAGCATCATTGACCTGAGGGGAGCTGTACTAGAAGCCATTAATTTGAGTGGAGCTATTCTGCATGGAGCCATGCTAGATGGAGCCAACTTACGACGGGCGAACCTCAGCCAAGCAACCTTGAGTGGAGCCGTTCTTAAGGGTGCAGACCTAACTCAAGCGGATCTCAGTGGAGCGGATTTGAGTGATGCTGTGCTTGATGAGGCAATTTTAGAGGCAGCTATTCTCGATGGCGCGATTTTGGATCAGGCCGATCTAAAAGCTGCTAACTTAGCACGGGCGGATCTCAGTCAGGCAGACCTCAGCGAGGCAGATTTGGAAGCAGCAAACTTGACCGAAGCCGACTTAGAGGTAGCGGATCTACATGCAGCCAATCTCAGCCACGCCGAATTAAAGCAAGCCAATTTAGAGGGAGCCAACTTAGAGGATGTCAATTTGGCAGGAGCCAAGCTGGAAGATGCCAAGTTAGAAGGTACGGTGCTCGAAAGTGGAGACAGTACACTGATCAGTTAA
- a CDS encoding pentapeptide repeat-containing protein translates to MTETENEFLSLLEQGAESWNSWREKNSTIQPDLNRAYLFEANLAGVNLAGVSLSRACLIGTNLEGANLEGADLEGAYASGANFSKANLTQANLEGADLSQANFTQANLAQAIATSANFNATNLTGACIEAWQINSATQLENITCKHVYLQKNQQQRQPAKGKFKPGEFKQLVQASLLGVRSGQGSPSSPAAIALGSSATAVATLTAVERLQANSAEANQSIPVFTPPRERSWRLIAGGVLLGVGITAVAATAILRFTQAGAPTVPTSTTQRSPVTVASLPPLPCQEPLPATLPDRAPDYEYQTGTQYFGPLANGEPADGRGTMSYSGGNRYDGEYRNGKRNGCGTFTFANGRSYVGQFQDDWFQGRGIWTLENGDRYVGEFRENKCNGRGTFIFADGSSQTGTWQNGVLLGTNLSCDRTPLEMPRS, encoded by the coding sequence ATGACAGAAACAGAGAACGAATTCCTCAGTCTGCTAGAACAAGGAGCAGAATCTTGGAATAGTTGGAGGGAGAAAAACTCTACTATTCAACCAGACCTCAACAGAGCTTATCTGTTTGAGGCTAACTTGGCAGGGGTGAATCTTGCGGGTGTGAGTTTAAGTCGGGCTTGCTTGATTGGGACCAACCTAGAAGGAGCTAACCTAGAGGGTGCAGATCTAGAGGGGGCTTATGCCAGCGGGGCGAATTTTAGCAAAGCTAATCTGACTCAAGCGAACTTAGAGGGTGCAGATCTCAGTCAAGCGAATTTTACCCAGGCGAATTTGGCTCAGGCGATCGCGACATCGGCCAATTTTAATGCTACGAACTTGACGGGAGCTTGCATCGAAGCTTGGCAGATTAATAGCGCGACTCAACTAGAAAACATCACCTGCAAGCATGTTTACTTGCAAAAGAACCAACAACAGCGCCAACCCGCTAAAGGAAAATTTAAACCAGGTGAGTTCAAGCAACTAGTGCAAGCCTCTCTTCTCGGTGTGCGTTCGGGGCAAGGATCCCCGTCTTCCCCTGCGGCGATCGCCTTAGGTAGTTCAGCGACTGCGGTAGCCACTCTGACTGCTGTAGAACGTCTCCAGGCTAACTCAGCGGAAGCAAACCAATCGATTCCTGTATTCACTCCGCCACGGGAGCGCAGTTGGCGATTGATTGCGGGGGGTGTCTTGCTGGGAGTGGGAATAACCGCAGTAGCAGCCACAGCGATCCTCCGTTTCACCCAGGCTGGAGCACCTACCGTCCCAACTTCTACCACTCAGCGATCGCCAGTCACCGTCGCCAGCTTGCCCCCGCTGCCTTGCCAAGAGCCACTTCCCGCTACTTTGCCTGATCGCGCCCCTGACTACGAATACCAAACAGGTACACAATACTTTGGCCCTTTAGCCAATGGCGAACCTGCGGATGGTCGTGGCACCATGTCTTACAGCGGTGGTAATCGCTATGACGGTGAATATCGCAACGGCAAACGCAATGGTTGCGGTACGTTTACTTTTGCCAATGGTAGAAGTTATGTCGGGCAGTTTCAGGATGACTGGTTTCAGGGAAGAGGCATTTGGACTTTGGAAAATGGCGATCGCTATGTCGGAGAGTTTCGCGAAAATAAATGCAATGGACGCGGCACATTCATCTTTGCGGATGGTTCATCTCAAACTGGAACTTGGCAGAATGGTGTTTTGTTAGGCACGAATCTCTCTTGCGATCGCACGCCCCTAGAAATGCCTCGTTCTTGA